The nucleotide sequence actccttgaacctctgcaatccggcttccgcacagctcactccaccgaaacggctctcctggcagtcactgactccctcagctgttctcgggcggcctccctctcctcagtcctcatcctccttgacctctctgcagcatttgacaccatcgatcactccatcctcctctcctgcctcgctgaccttgggatctctgggactgctctcacctggttctcctcctacctcagtgaccggtcctaccaaatgacatggcgaggctcctcatccaccccccaacctctcctcacaggtgttccccaaggctccgtcctgggcccgctcctgttctctctctacactcgctccctgggccccctcattgcttcccatggcttctcctaccacttctacgctgatgatgcccagatcttcctgtcctgtctgctgacctccccatctcgatccccttggaatccaccacactctctccttcttcttccgctaaaaatctaggagtcaccctcgatacTGCgttctccttctcccagcacatcaccacgctgacacgcacctgcagattcttccggagcaacatacgccggatccgtcccttccttaccgactactcaactcagctgctcgtccagtcactggtcctctcccgcctggactactgcaactccctcctggccggcctgcctgcatccactacccgcccactccagctcatccagaactctgcggctcgtctggtattctctctgccccgattcgcacacgctactccactgctcctctccctccactggctcccgataccggcacgcatccagttcaagactttgaccctcacctaccgctgtcttgaccacactgcaccaagctaccttcagtcattcgtctctccatacatccccaccagaccactgcgctcctgcaGTGCCacaaggctaactctgcctcctctccactctccttcctccagagctgctccttctcatccctggcccctaagtggtggaacgacctgcccactgaagtcaaaacagcagagtccttgacctcattccggcgcttactcaagacgcatctcttccgacagcacttgtaatattagtcctctatccctgctagatagctcttcagcttattatgctcctcgtgttcttgattgttttcccccttgctccctttcccatagccctagtctgtaaccctacatcttgacagcacttagctttcactgtccaggatgtaggaagtctcttacagtacttgtgtaaattgtaattggaatttgtaaaatgtattattttgaattgctatgttttagctaagttgaatttgtaatgattgatgcctttttgcacttatgttgtaagtcgccctggacaagggcgtctgccaagaaaaaaaaaaaaaaaaataataataataataataataataaaaacaaagaaggtGCTCAGACAGTGTGATATAGTCATTCCTGTGACACACTCCCCCACTTTTTCGGTTCCCGTCCCGGGGACCACTCTTCCCACAAGAAGTTCCAGGTTATAGCTATCCTCCGTACAACCAGGGCCAGGTGTCTAATCTGAATAGCGTGCCGGGGGCCCTCCTCGCGTTGTGCGCTGCGAGCACCTCAAACCTTCAGGCTCAAAAGGAGCCAGGGGGTCCTGTACACTCTGCTCCTAAAGGTTCAGGGACAGGGACATCTTCCGCCGAACAGTTGGCAGCCACATCGCGCTCACCCTCCGGAACATCAGCAACACTGGCAGGCAATACCTGCGGGACAACAGAACCacaaatgcctccaaagagcATCAATAACGGATCAGAtcagatctgggcatcatcagcctAAAAATGGTAaaagcggagatgaagtcggctttGTGAGCAGGGAAAGTGTGTCTAGTCAATATCATTTACATAACAATcattattgaataataatacatcctgtagtgttagTACACATCAAAGCAGCAACAGTACATtcattgccacaatgttgtacaTTACGATGCTACAAccttgtggcaacattgtgtgttagctgggttacGTTATTAACTGAAGTATACGACGAATTCAACATAAAATCGTGATGAAGCAGGTTCCGTCGTGCCAATGCTTGCTTTCATTACATTAACAGATGgatgtattcatatgttaataaataaaccaaccaaccaaccaatcgatgaagcaagcaagcaaatcaagcaaaaataaattaatacacaaataataCAGCTTCTGCAATCGCCGCTCGTCATCCACAGTTCTGCTCGTTGTATCAGGGGGCATGGCACTAGACGTCATCAAATCGAAACCGAAATAGCAACTTCTCTGACAGCACCATAACTTGTTGTCTTCATCGATGAGATAATTTAGGGTATTCATTGTTTTCCCACTTTCggatatacattttcaaaacacgaCGATGGGTGTGTATTCCACAAAGATGAAGAAAAAgggacaaagaaaacaaacaaacgtggACGACTGGTTTGTTCATTTTTGGAAACGGAcgatttctttaaaaatgtgtctttaattaGTCTAGCTCAAAATTCagagctttgaattgctttgtaacTAAACTTGATCTGTTGTGTCGAAGGGCAAAATACAGCAAATACAATAACATAGAAATGTCAAGATTCATTCTCCCTTTTATGCCAAAGCCTTATCTTGACTGCAGGGTATGAGAGGAGAGGTATATTCGGACAGAGCGGCGAAGAGATACAACATGACATGATACAACACCGTCTGTGATCTGTTACACTACAATATCCCAACAGCATTTCCACTGTAAAGTTGCGGTTCCGAAGCAGCAAGGGTGTCATTGAAACATGGTCTGGACATCAGGCACCGGCATGCACCgtcaccaaaaacaaaaagggcaCAGAAAGACAAAGGTGAACAAGCGATCAAATCAAGTCTATCAACACAACACACTTCAACTGCTAAAGTCTTCAGACTCGAGCAGAGACATTGTCCGCCAGCGGCAGctcagaagctgaaagttaCACAGGAAAAGTTCCAGTGGGGAAGTTCCCACCTACCTTTCGCTTTTTAAACATAGGCTACTACACCTCGGTATATAATCTGAATACacctgcaggacaacagcatGCACACCAATAGCACGCAGAAGACACCGAGAAGAGCGAGCAAAATCCGCCCTGGCAGCGCAATACTTTGTTTCGGAATCGGTTAGTGTGGAAAAAGCCGTTCTCTGTCATCCAGGCACTCTTCAGGATAGCATATCCACCGAAGCACGGGAACAGCAACTATGAAGACCTGGGCGTGTGTTTTTATCCTTCTGTGCAGCCAGGAGCTCTCTCTTGGATGCAAGTGGGTTCATTACAATTTCGGACGTGTGAGTGAGGAAACCCTGTCTCTACTCAGAGAGATGGTAAGTCTTTCTCTGCAATGGGATGCGCTATTGTATTATAGTGCCACTGCAGGAGACGGCTTTTCGACTCTGGTCCTCCTGAGAGCAAACGATCTTTCAGTCCTGCCAGCTAGTGCTTAACGATCAAATGAACCTTTATTGTGCAACACATCCAGGGCTTCAATGAAGTAAATCAAAAACGTGATGATGGAAAACCCGAAGACCTTATCGTTTTGCAGCTTGATTAGAATATTAAAAGACTATTTCAGTGGGATGGGATTAATATTAGATAGCTTTTTGTTAGATGGAAAACAACATcagctacatttcatttttttaacatcaCAAAAACTTAATCAAAGCATCTTCATCTGTttgaatgatgatgataatgatgaacactgggcctaataataataataataataataataataataataataataataataatatatggtttTTCTTATTCTGTTTCAGGGCGGTGAGCTAGTGCATGACAGAATGGCTGTTCCCTTCCCCATCAAATCATACAAAAACGCTGGAGATTTTAAGGTAAGAACTGTTCTGAACGCTTCTTATCTTTTGAAATAGAATTACAATTAACCATTTAAGAAATGTCCTCAAGAAGGCAGACCAGCGTGGATGAAACACAGAAGTCAGTAAAACAATgttcttgtcatttttttttaaacagagtgAGGAGAAGATCATGTTTATCCACGAAGTCATCAGTCACATAAGACACCTGTACAGTGGCAATACGGATGCCGTGAACTGGGATGCCATCAAACTGGAAATGTTTCAGCTCGACCTGCACCGCCAGGACCTGGAGCTGGACCAGTGTGTGAGTAGGCCTGCTGCTCAAGTTTGACTTTTGCTCATAAACACAGTGGTGAATTGTTTTGGACGCTGTGGGCTATGATAAGCCAATTACTGACAATAGGAAGGCAACACGAACATCTTACAGAGTAAGATATTAAGAATCAAAGAGAAGTTTTATAAGTACAAATTAAATCACTGACTAGGCCTTTAGACTAAATACACCTGCTTCTGACACTGAAAATGAAGTTTCCGATATCTAGCTTCCCCTGTAATGGAACACTCTTTATCTGGGCCTTTAGCACGCAGCACCAGGCTACACCGAGATGCTCTAGGAAGTGCTGCGCACCCACAGAACtgattgtaatgaaatgtatttctttgtaatgtaGAGGAAGACCATGAAATCCGACACCCTGCGATCCTCTAGgaaagaaagcaagaaaatCAACCGCCAttttaaggatgtggaaaaccTTTTAAAAAGCAAGGTATGTGAGAAGTAATTTCTAAGCTTCTCTTACATCATGTATAAACCACGATCAGACtgaataaaattataataataatgataataataataatagaattgaGCTATCCACCGATTGTAAACGTGTGTATTCTGTATTATGGATGTAAGCTATTTACAGACTTCTAAtgacaataaatcaaataattcCTGCCACCAAATAGCAGATTTGTAATTTGCCAATGGCTCTGATTTACTCTGGGCCTGTTAAAAGAGCACTGAACTAATCAGTACGATTGTTGATATAACGGCTTTAATCTTCCATTCAGAGAAATCCtctaaagtaaaagaaaaaccttCTCATTCAAGCATTTTATACTCAGTATGGCACTCAAAGCAAATGCAgtgtgcctatatatatatacactcacctaaaggattattaggaacacctgttcaatttctcattaatgcaattaactaatcaaccaatcacatggcagttgcttcaatgcatttaggggtgtggtcctggtcaagacaatctcctgaactccaaactgaatgtctgaatgggaaagaaaggtgatttaagaaatgttgagcgtggcatggttgttggtgccagacgggccggtctgagtatttcacaatctgctcagttactgggattttcacgcacaaccatgtctagggtttacaaagaatggtgtgaaatgggaaaaacatcaagtatgcggcagtcctgtgggcgaaaatgccttgatgctagaggtcagaggagaatgggccgactgattcaagctgatagaagagcaactttgactgaaataaccactcgttacaaccgaggtatgcagcaaagcatttgtgaagccacaacacgtacaaccttgaggtggatgggctacaacagcagaagaccccaccgggtaccactcatctccactacaaataggaaaaagaggctacaatttgcacaagctcaccaaaattggacagttgaagactggaaaaatgttgcctggtctgatgagtctcgatttctgttgagacattcagatggtagagtcagaatttggcgtaaacagaatgagaacatggatccatcatgccttgttaccactgtgcaggctggtggtggtggtgtaatggtgtgggggatgttttcttggcacactttaggccccttagtgccaattgggcatcgttttaaatgccacggcctacctgagcattgtttctgaccatgtccatccctttatgaccaccatgtacccatcctctgatggctacttccagcaggataatgcaccatgtcacaaaggtcgaatcatttcaaattggtttcttgaacatgacaatgagttcactgtactaaactggcccccacagtcacgagatctcaacccaatagagcatctttgggatgtggtggaacgggagcttcgtgccctggatgtgcatcccacaaatctccatcaactgcaagatgctatcctatcaatatgggccaacatttctaaagaatgctttcagcaccttgttgaatcaatgccacgtagaattaaggcagttctgaaggcgaaagggggtccaacacagtattagtatggtgttcctaataatcctttaggtgagtgtatatatatataccctctGCTGATGTGATGTTGTTTGGTCTTACAGGACCGGTCTCATGCCTGGGAGGTTGTCAGGACTCTTGTGTGGCGTCACCTGCAAAGACTGGATTTACTGGCTGTATCCATAAGGAGAGACAAGAGCACTGCCCAAAGCTGAAAAACACTTAATTAACATTTTGCAGGATTAACATTTTGAGAACCCAAGGACaaggaatgaaaaaacaacaaatattgcTGCATTGGACTTTGTGAATTACACGTGAAAGTTTCATATTATTGATTCTGCAGTGTGTAGTTATGTATACTTTACTTGAATAATGTTGTGTGAAGCAATTTCTATATGCTCGTTTTTGCTCAAAGTATTTAATGACACTATTTTTAATGCTACATTTTGGTATTGATTGTATTTCTGTGGTTTCTAGTATTATGTTTTTTGGAGAGAAGAAAATGGATGCAGTTTGTACTGTGTATGCAACTGTTCTGTGTTTACAAGAAGGAATGATCTTTAAAAATGCTGCTGTTATGTGAAATGCTTTGTAAATGTATGATTTAGATATAGGTATTTGAGAGAACTGTATTTTTATggattatttattgattatttatttatttatttatttatttaattatttgacttACGTATTAAGTCATGCTGTGTATTTAATGCTTGTGccaaaaaataagaattttaaataatatttttttactgcTACCTGATCAAatcaattgtatttgttattgtttcaaataaaatatgtgtttttatatacttTAACTTTCTGAATGCtcttgtgttgttgttcttgttttatacTAGACATATTTCCTCTTCAAAAGCACCCTGGAAATACTTGTATCAGTGTTTATTGAGATAAATTCGTAAATCAATAGATtcagaaattacatttaaaagaaattgTAATATGCAAGCTCAGCCTGTGCCTTTATCAGTACTCTGAACAGCTCTGATGCACCTACGAAAAGCAATGACAGGATTTGCTGTACTGTCGGCTTTTTACACATATTAGCCTTAGCAACTAATCATAACACCATCATtaacgttattattatttattagtattGCCATCTTCTTCATGGCATCATGAATACTTTTCAGGGGAAGCCCTCTGCATGCTAGAGTCCTTCAACATCTCTGTCAAGTGAAGAGCAGCTTTCACTTTGGTGAATTGCATCAGCGCAGTGAAAGCGAAAGCACTACGTCATAgattgaaatggacgagagaaAGGGAAAGGGGAAGACAGGATTCCCAGCCACCGGAACATAACAGCATGCAGTTTTCCGTTTTCAGTTTAAACATTGCTGTTAGGTAATCCTCCACGCTGGATTTCGAGACaaaatttaactttttaaagaAATCTATGGAATCGAAAAATAAACTGGTTAAAGATGTAAGATTGCGATCCAATGTAATTACAATAAAACGTGATTCTCTTAACATTGGTCTATTAACACACGGTATCACATAGCAGGGAATACAAAACAATGACGTAGAGCGATATGCACGAATTAATTGGGAACTTTGTATCCAGATACACATGCATGTATGATTGTATGCATGTctgtatgcatatatgtatgcatttttatttagatggttagtttttcttttttttacactgTGGAAGAATTTCAGAAGAGAATTTTGCCGGCTTCTTAAATCCATCTGATAATTCAAGATTTTATGCATAAAGATGAAATCTGATTAGATGAATGAAATCTGATGTATGGATCAGAATGGGATAAcagcagtagtgtggagtagaggtcagggctctggactctggagcggaGGGTTGTGGTCTCAATCGCAGGTTAgggcactgctgctgtaccctcgAGCAAGGCACCTTACTtacattgctccagtaaatgcccagctgtgtaaatgggtaaaaagtaaaactaatgtgatttaatgtaacaattgtcagtcaccctggatatgggtgtctgctaagaaaaaaaagagtaacAGCCAAGTTGAAATTACATGTTTTGTCAGTTATTTGATCAGAAAAGAACGAAAAATGTCTTCTATAAAGTCTGCCTGTATAGCTGTGAAGCTCACATTAGCCTGTTTGCAGTATTAGCCTAGTATCTTGCGAGTCTAAAGCTAAACAGGATGAAAATGTTAACTACAattgaaaaacataaataataactacatagaattataatatacatattgatataaatacatgcatattcTGGGATGAGATGTAtaaatttaattcatttaattaatacagACCTACTCGTCTGTATCCGTAAGAATAAAGCACAGAACATGGGAATTCCCTGCGTTTTTGCTTTTCATACTtcactctctctccatgtacATAAGGCAGGATCTTATTCTCAATGCGAACTGTTCTCGAAGTCAAAAGAGTTCGTTAGCTTTCCAGTCGAGTGCATTGACTACTGATCAATCACAGTCCAGTGTCCATTAAGAAGACAAGACGCGGCGCTATGGAGGCCAGGAGTTTTTGGAAGTGTATAACCCTTATTCTCTCCGCGCTGGATCTTACTCTGGGATGCACTTGGATTCAGTATAGGTACGACATTGTGAGCAGAGAGTCGCTGAGCCTGATCAGAGAGATGGTGAGTTCAGAAGATTTCCATGAATCTGTCAAGTGCCAAGCAGCTGCTTAACACTACATTTAGTCACAGTGCTAGAGCAATAATGACAGTGCCACACCTCTTACGGGGAAATATGTTTTGCTTCAATTAAGTAGAAACCGTGAAGTGGCCTCTTACCACTGATACCTTTCGTTAAAAGAATTCGTGCTAATTTCAAGCGTTTAGCTGTCACTATCCAACTTTTGTGAATACATATGTTCAATGAATAGATTTGAATCATGGATACAGCCATATATCAACTTTACACGCTTGAACGTTTTCACCACTGCAACACGCATTTGGTATGAAGTTTCTCCTGTATCTTAGCCGCAGTCGATGTGCGAAATACATGAATTACAGGCAAACTTTTTTTCCTCAATTGTTTCGCTTTACAGGGTGGAGAGCTGGTGCATGACGGAGTGATCGTCCCATTCCCACATAAGACATACGATGATGTATTTCATTCGCAGGTAGGTGTTCctaaaaaaatgctttaaacgATTAACACTTTGGCTATGATTGTGGTCCTGGTTGAGGTAATGATGAACATCAATAGCAGACAGAAGAATAACATATCAGTGAGTTGGTATATCTCTAATGACTTCTTTGGTCTTTGGTTCAGATGGACGATAAAATAGCATTCATACGTGAAACCACGAAGCAGATCCTGAAGCTCTACCACGGCAATCTCGACGCTGTGACCTGGGACAGACAGAAACTGACCGAATTTCAAATCATCCTTCATCGCCAGGCCGTGGAACTTCGGAAGTGTGTAAGTTCCACAGAATGTGTGCAGTCGGGACAATGTCGGTGTGTGGCATACCCAATAAATGCCCAAATTCAAATTCATCGATTCACTGATCGTTCCGTTCAATCCGTCGCGCTTTCATTACCCACACGTGCTCTTTTTATTATCGGGCCGAATGTaaatcatttgttttgttagatAAATGAGATCTAGTGTGTTTTtcagaaatattaaataaataagccttACTGCTAAGAGATGGCTAAGGTGGGCTACACCAGATGGGCGGGACTCATTTGCCTGTTTgcgaaatatttattttgcaaacctgcagatgtaacatttatatttatatttaacatttagttgcaattttaacatgtatttacaaACTAAATATTGATTTTGTGAGTCAGAGATTgaggatttaatttaaatatatgtttcaaACTTCAATATTTAGTTTTCAAAGCCCatagtttgtattttgttaaatatttagtGAAACTCAAaactgatatatatatgtatttattttaaaatgtgaaatatttatgaatgtggAAAATAGGCTTAATTATTTACGAAATCTGGAGAAACAAACAAGATTTAAGTAAAATCTGTGAAAAGGGACACCAACACAAATAAGCACCCCATATTGTATAGCATACCTACAGAACCACTTGTCCACCTGTGTTAAGCAGACCCTTAATGACAATCAATTCTAAAGGCAATCAGTTCCAGTCTTAATGAATTCAACTGCCaagtttatttcagtttttttttctgccttgCGAGTAACGTCCATCAAGAAAACAacgggaaaaaataaagaaaaaaacactacagGGAAAAGCACATAACTATATAATTCCGGTTAGAACGATAAAGCCAATATAATTACCATTGTCTGTTGCAGGTACAGCCGAGGAAAAGGAACAGGATACTGATACCATATTTCAAGGCACTAAATGAAAATGTCCTGAAAAAGAAGGTAAGGAGAATTTGATTAAGCTAATACCACCACCACTAATAAtagcctactactactactactactactactactactactactactactacttttaatatgattgttattattattattattattattaataataataataataataataataataataataataataataataataatcatatattttGGTGTTTTCTTTCAGACATACAGCGCTCAGGCTTGGGAAATCATCAGGGCTCAAGTGAGGATTCATCTGCAAAGGCTCAATGTGCTCGCTGCTTCAATCCGGAAAGAAATGACCAGCGTTTGATTCATTGTCTACAACCTATATAGGCTTATTGTGAATTATGAGATTGTGGTGTTTAAATCTCGACAGAACGGGTCCAAagtcttatttttatatttatatacgtATGCAGTATTTTAGTCAGTGTTAAAAATATGCAAGAGGGTTCAAAACacgaaaataactttttttactgactgtttatttatggttttatttatttaatgttgtatgtatttattgtaatgtatatatttattgcattgtatttattactCTTATGTCTCAAGTATGATTTACAGCAACGGgaacaaaacatttcatgtgTGACTGGTTACATTTCGCTTTTCATAAGCTATGTTTGTAGGTGTCCGTTTTTAAATTGTTACTTTTTCATTAAacttaaacaataaaatataacgTGTATTTTTTATGACGGTCAAATTATTActcatcagagagagagagagagagagagagagagagagagagagagagagagcaggggatCATAAAATTAactatacattattataaaatagaCAAGATATCAGAATAGATTATACAAATTCAGTGTTAACACAATGGTGTCCTTTTTATACAATCCCTAAGGAAGATGCCAGGCTGATTATCGTGTATAATctattattctctctctctcatgtgtTCTGTCGTTCGATTAATTAATCTAGATATCACATATAAAATACACTGAGCACAAACGCACATAGCACACACCCACTCACAAATATATGTAAAAGGATTGGCAGAACTGGTTGACACTCTTATTGCAAACATCAATCCAGACACAGTATGGATGTCTGTAGCCAATAAAGGAAGAGGCCTGAAACAATAGTTACGATGAAACCACTTTAggatcaaacaaaaacacaatgtgcATTTTTATCACAATAACCTGACATGGGGAGGAGTTAGCAGAGCTTGGCTTGGCCTAACtgttgatttaagaaaaatagctgtaaattgatttaatacattattatgttGGATCTAAATTATTAgatttgtattgcatttgtCATCATCATGATGacttgattggttgattgattaacTTAGTACTGCGGGGACGGGACAGAGGGTACATTAAGATTACTCTCAAGGGAGGTGTGAGGGCCAAAAATTTAACCTAATACATCCGAG is from Amia ocellicauda isolate fAmiCal2 unplaced genomic scaffold, fAmiCal2.hap1 HAP1_SCAFFOLD_376, whole genome shotgun sequence and encodes:
- the LOC136733847 gene encoding interferon a3-like → MKTWACVFILLCSQELSLGCKWVHYNFGRVSEETLSLLREMGGELVHDRMAVPFPIKSYKNAGDFKSEEKIMFIHEVISHIRHLYSGNTDAVNWDAIKLEMFQLDLHRQDLELDQCRKTMKSDTLRSSRKESKKINRHFKDVENLLKSKDRSHAWEVVRTLVWRHLQRLDLLAVSIRRDKSTAQS
- the LOC136733848 gene encoding interferon a3-like, producing MEARSFWKCITLILSALDLTLGCTWIQYRYDIVSRESLSLIREMGGELVHDGVIVPFPHKTYDDVFHSQMDDKIAFIRETTKQILKLYHGNLDAVTWDRQKLTEFQIILHRQAVELRKCVQPRKRNRILIPYFKALNENVLKKKTYSAQAWEIIRAQVRIHLQRLNVLAASIRKEMTSV